DNA sequence from the Candidatus Kaistella beijingensis genome:
ACCGGAAAGAAAATCCGTGACGCAGAAATCAAGAAATTGCCATTCATGCTGATTGTAGGTGAAAACGAGGAAGCCAATGGAACTGTTTCTGTAAGAAGAAGAGGCGAAGGCGATTTAGGAGCGATGAGCGTGGAAGATTTCATCAATTACTTTGCAAAGCATTCGGCGATCAGTAATCAGCTTTCGGCGAATTGAGAAAAAAAATAAAATTAAGAATTGTTTGAACGAAATGAGTTTCACTTCGTTCGCAATCACAAAGCTGAAAGCAGATTGCAGACAGCCGATCGCATTTAATTAACCAATAAAAATATAAACCCATAGCACAGAAATTTAACTACAGAGGAAGAGGTCCACAAAGACGCGTTCAGGAAGATTTGCACCAAATTAATGAAAAAATTAGGGCAAAAGAAGTTCGTTTGGTAGGAGACAATGTAGAACCGGGAGTTTATCCGCTCGCGAAAGCACAGGAAATTGCAAGAGACCAGGAATTAGATTTGGTGGTAATTTCCGATAAGTCGGAACCTTATATTTGCCGGATTTTAGATTACAAGAAGTTTCTTTACGAACAAAAAAAGAAGCAGAAAGAACTAAAGGCAAAACAGGTAAAAGTAGTCGTAAAAGAAATTCGTTTCGGTCCACAAACCGACGAGCACGATTACGAATTCAAAAAGAAACACGCTGAAAAATTCTTGGAAGAAGGTTCCAAGCTGAAAACGTATGTTTTCTTCAAAGGACGTTCTATCATTTTCAAAGATCAAGGGGAAATTCTTCTTTTGAAATTGGCGCAGGAACTGGAACATGTAGGAAAAGTTGACCAGTTGCCAAAACTCGAAGGAAAGCGGATGATTATGATGATGAGCCCGAAGAAGGCGGCGAAATAGTGCAGTTTAGCAATTTTAAATTAATAAAAATTAAACTATTTGGTACAAACTGTAAAAGAGATTTCGCAAGGAATCTCTTTTTGTAATGATAGTAATAAATGGGTAATATTTATATATTCCAAAA
Encoded proteins:
- the infC gene encoding translation initiation factor IF-3, yielding MHQINEKIRAKEVRLVGDNVEPGVYPLAKAQEIARDQELDLVVISDKSEPYICRILDYKKFLYEQKKKQKELKAKQVKVVVKEIRFGPQTDEHDYEFKKKHAEKFLEEGSKLKTYVFFKGRSIIFKDQGEILLLKLAQELEHVGKVDQLPKLEGKRMIMMMSPKKAAK